In Neofelis nebulosa isolate mNeoNeb1 chromosome 10, mNeoNeb1.pri, whole genome shotgun sequence, one DNA window encodes the following:
- the MRGPRG gene encoding LOW QUALITY PROTEIN: mas-related G-protein coupled receptor member G (The sequence of the model RefSeq protein was modified relative to this genomic sequence to represent the inferred CDS: inserted 5 bases in 4 codons), which produces MFGLWRTSNSVLLDLTLAVGLGGLVGSGLVLWHLGFRVRKGPLSVYVLRPAAADSLFLCCQLGFSTVQAALGSRDNLSFAGFSAGLGLPAASAPNAXCLSHVFPTCSPGCRPRHTSGVVCGLVWALSPPAILRPANACGPLRPAPDPXWLLSPACAGEPGALXSLRVNCCSQHPRPKLWGFALGSGLLFWGLLLVFWSLWPLLNLLRPLFGPLATLXRDTKPFICFTAGQQPGKRQPLCVVLQRSLREEAARGARGQSLPQCDDKDEVVGYKNSVLRLF; this is translated from the exons ATGTTCGGGCTCTGGAGAACCTCCAACAGCGTGCTTCTCGACCTCACTCTGGCCGTCGGCCTCGGAGGGCTGGTGGGGAGCGGGCTTGTCCTCTGGCACCTCGGCTTCCGTGTCAGGAAGGGCCCCCTCTCCGTCTACGTCCTCCGCCCGGCCGCCGCGGACAGCCTGTTCCTCTGCTGCCAGCTGGGCTTCTCCACCGTCCAGGCCGCCCTGGGCTCCCGGGACAACCTGTCCTTCGCGGGCTTCTCCGCGGGGCTGGGGCTGCCGGCGGCCTCGGCACCGAATG GCTGCCTGTCCCACGTCTTCCCCACCTGCAGCCCCGGCTGCCGGCCCAGACACACCTCGGGCGTCGTCTGCGGCCTCGTCTGGGCCCTGAGCCCGCCGGCCATACTGAGGCCTGCCAACGCCTGCGGCCCGCTGCGGCCCGCACCGGACC TGTGGCTGCTGTCCCCGGCCTGCGCGGGGGAGCCCggcgccc cctccctccgggtGAACTGCTGCTCCCAGCACCCGCGGCCCAAGTTGTGGGGCTTCGCTCTGGGCTCCGGGCTCCTCTTTTGGGGCCtcctgctggtcttctggagccTGTGGCCCCTCCTCAACCTCCTGCGGCCCCTGTTCGGCCCGCTGGCCACCCT CCGCGACACCAAGCCCTTCATCTGCTTCACAGCAGGCCAGCAGCCGGGCAAACGCCAGCCGCTGTGCGTGGTTCTGCAGAGGTCCCTGAGGGAGGAGGCCGCGCGGGGGGCCAGGGGCCAGTCTCTGCCTCAAT gtgatgataaggACGAGGTGGttggctataaaaactctgtactcCGGCTGTTCTAG